The sequence GCCTGTATGATAGGAAGCAATGAGTAGGTTGCCAGCGCGGGCGCTTCATCAACACCGGTGTAAACAATCTGCGGTTTTTTCGTTGCCATGTTTTCCCCCATATATTTCAGATTTTGATTTTGACGTATCCATTTCCACCTTGAACACAGGCAGACAAATTACCACATTTCCCGAATAAAGTGCTTCCGTATTTTGTTCCGCGCCCGGTTCATTGCCGCCGATTATTGGGCAAGCGGTCAGTTTGTTTTTTGCGGAAAACCGTATAATAAGCACATGAAGATATTCATTGCCGGAGGAACCGGATTCGTCGGCGCGGCGATGGTCAATCACCTTGCGGCGCGGGGGCATGAGCTTGTGCTGTTGGCCCGCACGCCAGCCGCCGTTGACGCGCCGCGCGGGGTACGGGTTGTGCCGGGGGATGTATTCAATCCCAACTTGGCCGGGTTCATGAGCGGCTGCGATGCCGCTATCAACCTGATCGGCATCATCCGCGCTTTTCCGGCGCGCGGCATCACGTTTGAAAAGCTGCATGTGGATGCCACCCGCGCGATGGTGGACGCCGCGAAAAAAGCGGGGGTGCGCCGCTACCTCCAGATGAGCGCCAACAGCGTGCGGCCGGACGGTATCAGCGAATACCAACGGACGAAGTCGCGCGCCGAGGCGTATGTGAAAGCCAGCGGCCTCGATTGGACCATCTTCCGTCCGTCGCTCATATTCGGCGATCCGGGGGGGAAGAACGAGTTTTGCAAGCAGCTTTTTTTAAACTTCCGCCCCGCGCCGGTTATTCCGATGTTCGGCGACGGAAATTACCGGCTGCAGCCGGTGCATGTGGACGACGTGGCCCGCGCGTTCGGCGGCGCGCTGGAAAAGCCGGAGACGGCGGGGC is a genomic window of Nitrospinota bacterium containing:
- a CDS encoding complex I NDUFA9 subunit family protein; amino-acid sequence: MKIFIAGGTGFVGAAMVNHLAARGHELVLLARTPAAVDAPRGVRVVPGDVFNPNLAGFMSGCDAAINLIGIIRAFPARGITFEKLHVDATRAMVDAAKKAGVRRYLQMSANSVRPDGISEYQRTKSRAEAYVKASGLDWTIFRPSLIFGDPGGKNEFCKQLFLNFRPAPVIPMFGDGNYRLQPVHVDDVARAFGGALEKPETAGRIFHIGGDVTYSYREILNMIFLGAGKPPRPKLPVPWFLARPFVALLGRFPAFPATAEQIDMLLEGNTIPENEFKKVFGIAPIPLTVENLAYLKKYA